From the Leptospira biflexa serovar Patoc strain 'Patoc 1 (Paris)' genome, one window contains:
- a CDS encoding heavy-metal-associated domain-containing protein has translation MVNYEIEGMTCTHCKKTVEKIFAERGKQAVADVDAEMVSVNETLTEEELDQLKNRLSEDGYTLGNVK, from the coding sequence ATGGTTAATTATGAAATCGAAGGAATGACTTGTACACATTGTAAAAAAACAGTGGAGAAAATTTTCGCAGAGAGGGGCAAACAAGCAGTTGCCGATGTCGATGCAGAAATGGTGAGTGTGAATGAAACTTTAACGGAAGAAGAGTTGGACCAACTCAAAAACCGTTTGAGTGAGGATGGATATACCCTTGGAAACGTCAAATAA
- the purT gene encoding formate-dependent phosphoribosylglycinamide formyltransferase, with product MIGTPFTKHATKLLLLGSGELGKEVAIEANRLGVHVIAVDRYPNAPAMLVAQESRVINMLDPKELEATIRELKPDFVVPEIEAIHTETLVTLEKDGFKIIPSAKAVNLTMNREGIRNFVANELGLITSQFLFADTIEDFTNAVHTIGFPCVVKPIMSSSGKGQSLVKTEADIIKAWEYGQTGGRTGKGKMIIEEFIPFDFEITLLTIRHIDGTSFLPPIGHRQVNGDYVESWMPQPMSDLALTSAKNIAETVTTGLGGFGIFGVELFVKGDEVYFSEVSPRPHDTGLVTLISQNVSEFSLHVRALLGLPIPELIFQTPAASSAILLEGNTKSPEYVGLKEALAIKGVDIRIFGKPEVEGKRRMGVSLALGNTIEEAKEKANRGRDHIQLKT from the coding sequence ATGATCGGAACACCTTTTACCAAACATGCGACAAAACTCCTCCTCTTAGGTTCTGGAGAATTAGGAAAAGAGGTAGCCATCGAAGCCAATCGATTGGGTGTTCATGTCATCGCCGTGGATCGTTATCCCAACGCACCAGCTATGCTTGTGGCACAAGAATCCCGGGTCATCAATATGCTCGATCCAAAAGAACTAGAGGCCACCATACGCGAGTTAAAGCCTGATTTTGTTGTCCCGGAAATTGAGGCCATCCATACCGAAACTCTTGTTACGTTAGAAAAAGATGGATTTAAGATCATACCGAGTGCCAAAGCAGTGAACCTCACCATGAACCGTGAAGGCATTCGTAATTTCGTTGCAAACGAACTGGGTTTAATAACCTCCCAATTCCTTTTTGCCGACACCATCGAAGATTTTACAAACGCAGTCCATACTATTGGTTTTCCTTGTGTCGTGAAACCCATTATGAGTTCTTCTGGGAAAGGACAAAGTTTAGTCAAAACAGAAGCCGATATAATAAAGGCATGGGAGTATGGCCAAACCGGAGGTCGGACTGGCAAAGGGAAGATGATCATTGAAGAGTTCATCCCTTTTGATTTTGAAATCACACTTCTTACGATCCGCCATATCGATGGAACCAGTTTTTTACCTCCCATTGGGCATAGACAAGTGAACGGGGATTATGTGGAGTCTTGGATGCCGCAACCCATGTCTGACCTAGCCTTAACATCCGCCAAAAACATTGCAGAAACTGTGACAACAGGCCTTGGTGGGTTTGGGATCTTTGGTGTGGAATTATTTGTGAAAGGGGACGAAGTGTACTTTAGTGAAGTCTCACCTAGGCCACATGACACAGGACTTGTGACCCTTATCTCCCAAAATGTTTCTGAGTTTTCCCTCCATGTGCGTGCCTTACTTGGGCTTCCCATCCCCGAACTTATCTTCCAAACACCTGCGGCAAGTTCTGCCATTTTACTCGAAGGGAATACCAAATCGCCTGAGTATGTAGGGCTAAAAGAAGCACTGGCAATCAAAGGTGTGGACATTCGCATTTTTGGGAAACCAGAAGTGGAAGGAAAACGCCGAATGGGTGTTAGTTTGGCACTTGGAAACACGATTGAAGAAGCAAAAGAAAAAGCCAATCGTGGTCGAGATCACATCCAATTAAAAACTTAA
- a CDS encoding response regulator produces MKEKRILVAEDDGVLGFYLKQQLSELGYQVVLAKDGKSALASYLEKPFPVVITDYEMPGLNGDELISSLKIGDVEPVIMMITGNSDPKLIVKVMKMGAFDYIIKPIQNFEIALKVKRAFEFYEMKRIETISRKEHQLRLEGQLEWIQWKEKMNSIGKLKRQNQNLFESLKHSFCQGAGFGALVSILKMVNDTSEFDGKYYKIESELMELIQTNADMAEKSLNAFAEIDSLITTQPSFEKLTMFELYLEMKGWIDEMSHILEIQKHKIVISDIHNHHSTQNLLINKSCFKKSFTEIITNACKFSFPDTTITIIIKMENEWFKCAIYNEPTANFDGSVGIPIQFENLIFEPFYRLSKSVFESYGTLDFGLGLSYVDTCIKKHNGKISIFNVKDHFDWNGAPKTKVAFQISLPIQNETK; encoded by the coding sequence TTGAAAGAGAAACGGATATTAGTTGCTGAAGATGATGGTGTTTTAGGTTTTTATTTAAAACAACAACTCTCGGAACTTGGTTACCAAGTCGTACTTGCCAAAGATGGCAAATCAGCATTGGCTTCTTATTTAGAAAAACCGTTTCCTGTTGTCATCACAGATTATGAAATGCCTGGACTCAATGGTGATGAGCTCATCTCCAGTTTAAAAATCGGAGATGTAGAACCTGTGATTATGATGATCACAGGAAATTCTGATCCCAAACTCATTGTCAAAGTCATGAAAATGGGTGCCTTTGATTATATCATCAAACCGATCCAGAATTTTGAAATTGCCTTAAAGGTAAAACGTGCTTTTGAATTTTATGAGATGAAACGGATTGAAACCATTTCTCGTAAAGAGCACCAATTACGATTGGAAGGTCAATTGGAATGGATACAATGGAAAGAAAAAATGAATTCCATTGGGAAATTGAAAAGGCAAAATCAAAATCTCTTTGAAAGTTTAAAACATAGTTTTTGCCAAGGAGCAGGATTTGGAGCTTTGGTCTCCATCTTAAAAATGGTAAATGATACTTCTGAATTTGATGGAAAGTATTATAAGATTGAATCTGAACTCATGGAACTCATCCAAACGAATGCAGATATGGCAGAAAAATCATTAAATGCTTTTGCAGAAATTGACTCTTTGATCACAACACAACCATCATTTGAAAAGTTAACCATGTTTGAATTGTACCTAGAGATGAAAGGTTGGATCGATGAAATGTCTCATATTTTGGAAATTCAAAAACATAAAATCGTAATCAGCGATATTCACAATCATCATTCAACTCAGAATCTCCTTATCAACAAATCATGCTTTAAAAAATCATTTACTGAAATCATTACAAACGCCTGTAAATTTTCATTTCCTGATACAACTATCACCATCATCATAAAAATGGAAAATGAATGGTTCAAATGTGCAATCTATAATGAACCAACAGCTAATTTTGATGGATCTGTTGGGATTCCAATTCAATTTGAAAATTTGATATTTGAGCCCTTCTATCGTTTGTCGAAAAGTGTATTTGAATCATATGGTACTTTAGATTTTGGATTGGGATTGAGTTATGTAGACACTTGCATCAAAAAACATAATGGAAAAATCTCCATTTTTAATGTGAAAGACCATTTCGATTGGAATGGAGCTCCCAAAACAAAAGTAGCCTTTCAAATTTCGCTTCCGATTCAAAACGAAACGAAGTAA
- a CDS encoding ankyrin repeat domain-containing protein — MIQNILDFALKSKSNIRLRSLCSAITRSDKDSFDLLLSDLELKKVCLGESALLLGIAVTETTDVYFLKKLIAIGLNPDEPDNMGLFPIHKATEAGNIEAVEILLYAGANPNAADPNGVTALHIANSFDGLGELSDLLIRMGANIYQRDNLGKRYLM, encoded by the coding sequence ATGATACAAAACATACTCGATTTCGCTCTGAAATCAAAATCAAATATCAGACTTCGCAGTTTGTGTTCTGCCATCACTCGAAGTGACAAAGATAGTTTTGATCTTTTGTTATCTGATCTAGAACTGAAAAAAGTTTGCCTAGGTGAGTCAGCTTTACTGCTAGGGATTGCGGTCACAGAAACAACGGATGTTTATTTTTTGAAAAAACTTATAGCGATTGGCTTGAATCCAGACGAACCAGATAACATGGGTTTGTTCCCAATTCATAAGGCAACCGAAGCAGGAAATATAGAAGCGGTAGAAATTTTACTTTATGCAGGTGCCAATCCCAATGCGGCTGATCCGAATGGTGTGACTGCTTTACACATTGCCAATAGTTTTGATGGACTTGGCGAATTGTCTGACTTACTCATCCGAATGGGTGCCAATATTTACCAACGAGACAATTTAGGAAAACGATATTTGATGTAA
- a CDS encoding STAS domain-containing protein, whose amino-acid sequence MKKSFNIYNTSQKGTTLAVVIKIKNEDISFDGLSGFRERIMSTIQNSKEDVQLDFTEITMSLDSATIGELMKYHAALESQNLQLQISGVNKLIRTVFRLNKLDTILHLID is encoded by the coding sequence TTGAAAAAATCTTTCAATATTTACAATACCAGTCAAAAAGGGACAACATTGGCTGTTGTCATCAAAATCAAAAACGAAGACATTTCGTTCGATGGTTTGAGTGGGTTTCGAGAAAGAATTATGTCTACCATTCAAAATTCCAAAGAGGATGTCCAACTCGATTTCACAGAGATTACCATGTCCTTGGACAGCGCCACCATTGGTGAACTCATGAAATACCATGCAGCTCTGGAATCACAAAACCTTCAGTTACAAATCTCAGGCGTCAATAAGTTGATTCGGACTGTTTTCCGTCTGAACAAATTGGACACCATCCTCCATTTAATCGATTAA
- a CDS encoding heavy metal translocating P-type ATPase, with translation METSNKLAEHTLDLFGMTCANCALRIEKGLSKVAGVSDVRVNFARESVFLRSEESVTVDSLLKTVEFLGYSATEHDPNKQSETEKKQKDHIRVLKIRFILSALFSLPLFYGMVTHFQFLSFLPMPHILMDRWVQLVLATPVQFIIGFPFYQSAYRALRNGSANMDVLVVIGTSAAYGYSIFGKDLYFETSSVLITFILGGKWIEHVAKGKSSDGIKALLTLRPETATVKTNGVWTEVPNEYLKQGDLVLVKALERFPMDGIVTEGESYADESMLTGESMPVEKKQGDKILGGTVNGNGSLVVKAMKVGNDTTLSHIIRSVEESLGTKAPLQRIADQISAYFVPVVIAISILDFLVWFFLLAPGEITTAIETSIAILVIACPCALGLATPISLLVGTGRAAKRGVLFRSAEALESVSKINLIFFDKTGTLTEGKPKVTDVLVTGISDEKKSIVFGHVLAMEETSDHPLAKAILAFGKEKDFYLGSVGMVKTITSPGGGIQTELDGTVYFAGKQSFVEMNGFTIPETIRSAVEGWIKDGVSLVFVGIRGNMEGMIVFRIEDQIRESSVKAIQELRSIGVEPILLTGDNLEAANKVAKAVGIVSVYSGLLPEEKSKIIKQLKNNQIHSAMVGDGINDAPALASADVGIAMGGGSDIAISTADVVLVNGDIQRIVDLIRIGKDTVLNIRQNFGWALGYNLLGIPIAASGLLAPWVSGAAMAFSSISVVFNALRMSRWK, from the coding sequence TTGGAAACGTCAAATAAACTAGCAGAACACACGTTAGATCTTTTTGGAATGACTTGTGCGAATTGTGCCCTTCGGATTGAGAAGGGCCTTTCCAAGGTCGCAGGTGTATCTGATGTTCGGGTTAATTTTGCAAGAGAGTCTGTATTTCTAAGATCTGAGGAATCGGTTACTGTCGATTCTTTACTCAAAACAGTAGAATTTCTTGGTTACAGCGCAACAGAACACGATCCAAACAAACAGTCAGAAACGGAAAAAAAGCAAAAAGACCATATTCGAGTTTTGAAAATTCGATTTATCCTTTCGGCCCTTTTTTCTCTTCCTTTGTTTTATGGGATGGTCACACATTTCCAATTTTTATCCTTCCTTCCGATGCCGCATATCCTGATGGACAGGTGGGTTCAGTTAGTACTCGCAACACCTGTACAATTTATCATTGGCTTTCCATTTTACCAATCCGCATACCGTGCCCTTCGCAATGGATCGGCAAATATGGATGTACTGGTGGTGATAGGAACCTCTGCGGCGTATGGGTATAGTATCTTTGGGAAAGATTTGTACTTTGAGACTTCAAGCGTTCTCATCACCTTTATCTTAGGTGGGAAATGGATTGAACATGTCGCCAAAGGGAAAAGTAGCGATGGAATCAAAGCATTACTCACACTCCGCCCCGAAACGGCAACTGTCAAAACCAATGGAGTCTGGACGGAAGTTCCCAATGAATACCTAAAACAAGGTGATTTGGTTCTCGTCAAAGCCTTAGAAAGATTTCCAATGGATGGAATCGTCACTGAAGGAGAAAGTTACGCCGATGAATCCATGTTAACTGGTGAAAGTATGCCTGTGGAAAAAAAACAAGGTGATAAGATTCTCGGTGGAACAGTGAATGGAAATGGATCGCTTGTGGTGAAGGCAATGAAAGTGGGAAATGATACTACTTTATCGCATATCATACGTTCGGTCGAAGAATCACTGGGGACAAAAGCACCTCTCCAAAGGATAGCCGATCAAATTTCTGCTTATTTTGTACCAGTTGTGATTGCCATAAGCATCTTGGATTTTTTGGTTTGGTTTTTCCTTTTGGCACCTGGTGAAATCACTACAGCGATTGAAACAAGTATTGCCATCCTTGTGATTGCTTGTCCCTGTGCACTTGGACTAGCCACTCCCATTTCCCTCCTTGTCGGAACGGGAAGGGCCGCAAAACGTGGGGTGCTCTTTCGTAGTGCGGAAGCTTTAGAATCTGTTTCTAAGATCAATCTGATTTTCTTTGATAAAACAGGGACACTCACAGAAGGAAAACCAAAAGTAACAGATGTTCTAGTGACTGGCATTTCAGATGAAAAAAAATCAATTGTGTTTGGTCATGTGTTAGCCATGGAAGAAACTTCTGATCACCCATTAGCCAAAGCCATCTTGGCATTTGGAAAGGAAAAAGATTTTTACTTGGGTAGTGTTGGGATGGTAAAAACGATCACTTCGCCAGGTGGTGGAATCCAAACAGAACTTGATGGTACTGTATATTTTGCCGGTAAACAATCGTTTGTTGAAATGAATGGATTTACCATTCCTGAGACAATAAGAAGTGCTGTGGAAGGATGGATCAAAGATGGTGTGAGTTTGGTCTTTGTTGGGATACGAGGGAACATGGAAGGCATGATTGTGTTTCGGATCGAAGACCAAATCCGAGAATCTTCCGTGAAAGCAATCCAAGAACTCCGTTCGATCGGTGTGGAACCGATTTTACTGACAGGTGACAATCTCGAAGCAGCAAACAAAGTAGCAAAAGCAGTGGGGATTGTGTCTGTGTATTCTGGATTGCTCCCAGAAGAAAAATCCAAGATCATCAAACAACTCAAAAACAATCAAATCCATTCGGCAATGGTGGGCGATGGGATCAATGATGCACCTGCACTTGCCTCGGCTGATGTTGGGATCGCTATGGGTGGCGGATCTGACATTGCGATCAGCACCGCAGATGTTGTGCTTGTGAATGGGGACATCCAAAGGATCGTGGACCTCATTCGCATCGGAAAGGATACAGTGCTTAACATCAGACAAAATTTTGGATGGGCACTTGGATACAACCTTCTTGGGATTCCCATTGCCGCCTCAGGTCTTCTGGCGCCTTGGGTGAGTGGAGCTGCCATGGCATTTAGTTCCATCTCTGTTGTGTTCAATGCACTCCGGATGAGTCGCTGGAAATAA
- a CDS encoding type II toxin-antitoxin system HigB family toxin — protein MRNSKNVCLRTWVTLELLKKTIFKDFNELKKVFNSVNQVGIFTVFNFSGNRFRLIAAIHFNRQKVFVRNILSHSEYDKGKW, from the coding sequence ATACGAAATAGCAAAAATGTATGCCTCAGGACATGGGTAACACTTGAATTATTAAAAAAAACTATTTTTAAGGACTTTAATGAATTGAAGAAAGTTTTCAACTCCGTGAACCAGGTTGGTATATTTACAGTTTTTAACTTTAGCGGAAACCGCTTTAGATTGATTGCGGCTATTCATTTCAATAGGCAGAAAGTTTTTGTAAGAAACATTTTATCACATTCTGAATATGATAAAGGTAAATGGTAA
- a CDS encoding AraC family transcriptional regulator, which produces MDILFFKPPAHLQTYVKEFWVWREVTANQLPWILPSYECEMVFHLGDPPIVETESGETFPLPKSHLVGPQTRRWRVLSESKLTLVSIRFYVAGFFSLFSKNGMEIKNQFLEIASNNCLDHIFQNPILEEKKLIECLSEYLQNYPGSPSEIPAYLRFALFALTNPKTNINPLAQKLGISRKQLERKFQEVVGLNPSEYRSVHRVLSLVRNPEHYQTNNPDLRLTDLAQIFEYTDQSHFNHDFKRNSGSIPKEWFAEYEKMSHFYKQNTADE; this is translated from the coding sequence GTGGACATTTTATTTTTCAAACCTCCTGCCCATTTGCAAACCTATGTCAAAGAGTTTTGGGTTTGGCGGGAGGTAACGGCAAATCAATTACCTTGGATTTTGCCATCTTACGAGTGTGAGATGGTCTTTCATTTGGGAGACCCTCCCATTGTGGAAACGGAATCAGGGGAAACATTTCCATTGCCAAAGTCTCATCTTGTTGGTCCACAAACGAGGAGGTGGAGGGTCCTCTCCGAATCCAAATTGACACTCGTCTCTATTCGTTTTTATGTAGCCGGTTTTTTTTCTCTTTTCTCAAAAAATGGAATGGAAATCAAAAATCAATTTTTGGAAATCGCATCGAACAATTGTTTGGATCATATTTTTCAAAATCCGATACTAGAAGAAAAAAAATTAATCGAATGTTTATCGGAGTATTTACAGAACTATCCTGGTTCTCCGTCTGAGATCCCGGCCTACCTACGTTTTGCCTTGTTTGCATTGACAAATCCCAAAACCAATATCAATCCACTTGCCCAAAAACTGGGGATCTCACGCAAACAATTGGAACGAAAATTCCAAGAAGTAGTAGGACTCAATCCTTCCGAATACAGGTCGGTGCACCGAGTTTTGTCCCTTGTCAGAAATCCAGAACATTACCAAACCAATAATCCAGACCTCCGACTCACAGACCTGGCTCAAATTTTTGAGTACACCGATCAGTCTCATTTTAATCACGATTTTAAACGAAATTCCGGTAGTATTCCTAAAGAATGGTTTGCAGAATATGAAAAAATGTCTCATTTTTACAAGCAAAACACAGCAGATGAGTGA
- a CDS encoding LA_3751/LA_3752 family putative glycosyltransferase: MIQTKKAIGFFYGLGFLTFSYLFIKTIQIVSFSDFSLFEWQLKQTFQGSLQLPYPFIRTDPSLEFFPLPNLFFHLTNNRIDSTFPNLYPILLSPIFHFFGRVGLQITQLLLFFLSLWLFFQMKRDHFLTLLLMFGASIPIYTNLIHDTILIFFLEILLFYVLHKKLISIASFITVTLVWMRPEMVFLILLLPFYFEWETIWKKYIVWLLAIGICFVCINYSFFGTVLPLRIFKNGNFKWNLEICIYLLRLLLEQIPIFTLFLILSLYQWFQKQKSFHSLALIFITALVIILSPNTGGHNTPRYLYFLTPFYLFSIHQIVKNNLVKEWKWMITTLLISFYSIYQLNYQTKEIIKISKFQSNTLSALKEIPEQTLVFNNSDFSFVAIPLLYQNKNLILLRKSPEESGFSSFLTLNKINSFVFVELPPSPYEIPNPLLISNCSSNCKYTRIKTSALPNTMLPIIISTYHRNGDSETNF, translated from the coding sequence ATGATCCAGACAAAAAAAGCAATTGGTTTCTTTTATGGTTTAGGTTTTTTAACATTCTCTTACCTGTTTATCAAAACAATTCAGATTGTATCTTTTTCAGATTTTTCGCTCTTCGAATGGCAACTAAAACAAACTTTCCAAGGATCATTACAACTTCCTTATCCTTTTATCAGAACAGACCCAAGTTTAGAATTTTTCCCTTTACCCAATTTATTTTTTCACCTAACAAATAATCGAATCGATTCCACGTTTCCAAACTTATACCCAATTTTGTTATCTCCAATATTTCATTTTTTTGGTAGGGTTGGATTACAAATCACCCAACTTCTTCTTTTTTTTCTATCTCTATGGCTGTTTTTCCAAATGAAACGAGACCACTTCTTAACCTTATTACTCATGTTTGGTGCTTCTATCCCTATTTATACCAACTTAATACACGATACAATATTGATATTTTTTTTAGAGATTTTACTTTTTTATGTTCTTCATAAAAAACTCATCTCAATAGCTTCATTTATCACGGTTACTTTGGTCTGGATGAGGCCAGAAATGGTATTTCTGATTCTCCTTCTTCCATTTTACTTTGAATGGGAAACCATTTGGAAAAAGTATATTGTCTGGTTACTTGCGATCGGAATTTGTTTTGTTTGTATCAACTATTCCTTTTTTGGAACGGTTTTACCACTGAGAATCTTCAAAAACGGTAACTTCAAATGGAATTTGGAAATTTGTATTTATTTATTACGATTGCTTTTGGAACAGATTCCGATCTTTACTCTTTTTTTAATTCTTAGCCTTTACCAATGGTTTCAGAAGCAGAAATCATTTCACTCTCTGGCATTAATCTTCATAACTGCTCTCGTCATAATATTGTCACCTAACACAGGTGGGCATAACACTCCACGGTATTTATATTTTCTTACTCCTTTTTATTTATTTTCCATTCATCAAATCGTTAAAAATAATTTGGTCAAAGAATGGAAATGGATGATCACCACCCTATTGATAAGCTTCTATTCGATTTACCAGCTGAATTACCAAACAAAAGAAATCATTAAAATTTCAAAATTCCAATCCAATACATTGTCTGCATTGAAAGAGATCCCAGAACAAACACTCGTATTCAATAATTCAGATTTTTCATTTGTGGCCATTCCCCTCTTGTATCAAAATAAAAATTTGATCTTACTCCGAAAATCGCCTGAAGAGTCGGGTTTTAGCAGTTTTCTTACATTAAACAAAATCAATTCGTTTGTATTTGTGGAATTGCCTCCTTCCCCATATGAAATCCCCAATCCACTTTTGATTTCCAATTGCAGTTCCAATTGCAAATACACTCGAATCAAAACCTCCGCATTACCAAACACAATGTTACCCATTATCATTTCTACTTACCATCGAAATGGGGACTCGGAAACAAATTTCTGA
- the cueR gene encoding Cu(I)-responsive transcriptional regulator has translation MNIGELSKSSGVTTKLIRHYESIGLIPKTRRTDNGYRLYSEDDVHYVRFIKRSRELGFSLEDIKSLIGLWKNKSRSSKQVKQLAEKHLEELNLKLKQIKDMTDTLKHLVNHCHGDHRPDCPILKKLETEA, from the coding sequence ATGAATATCGGTGAACTTTCCAAGTCCTCAGGCGTTACGACAAAACTCATCCGCCATTACGAGAGCATTGGCCTCATCCCAAAGACGCGAAGGACAGACAACGGGTATAGGCTTTATTCTGAAGACGACGTACACTATGTACGTTTCATCAAACGATCCAGAGAACTTGGATTTTCATTAGAAGACATTAAAAGTTTGATCGGACTTTGGAAAAACAAATCCAGAAGTAGCAAACAAGTCAAACAACTAGCTGAAAAACATTTGGAGGAATTAAATTTAAAATTAAAACAAATCAAAGACATGACAGATACTCTCAAACATTTAGTAAACCATTGTCATGGAGACCATAGGCCAGACTGCCCTATCTTAAAAAAATTAGAAACAGAAGCTTAA